In one window of Candidatus Sulfuricurvum sp. RIFRC-1 DNA:
- a CDS encoding MBL fold metallo-hydrolase gives MQHYTSPKISLTTILKWQLSKLLHRREKIATNRSIITQEDLPSGEYALWLGHASLWLKMGETTVAIDPVLGNLPLYRRYSVLPLPKKQLRADVILITHAHYDHYDKASVLFLLQQNPKTIIVAPNGFWRYLKGKITRERCFELEWWESVMVGGLFITLVPSKHWSNRIHFDMNKALWGGYVIQNSDHTLYHSGDSAMGEHFKEIRERFDIDEAFLPIGAYRPEPIMRHFHISPPEALQAARDLGAKTLIPIHYGTFKLSDDTLDEPIEWFEQLTLSAPYPFHSRTLRIGEIYRFSEISTFKST, from the coding sequence ATGCAACACTATACGTCACCGAAAATTTCTTTAACAACGATTCTAAAATGGCAATTATCCAAATTACTGCATCGTCGTGAGAAAATTGCGACCAACCGGAGCATCATAACGCAAGAAGATTTACCAAGCGGTGAGTATGCCCTCTGGCTGGGACACGCATCTTTGTGGCTCAAGATGGGAGAGACAACGGTAGCAATCGATCCGGTACTCGGAAATCTCCCGCTGTATCGCCGATACAGTGTACTCCCCCTCCCCAAAAAGCAATTACGTGCCGATGTCATCCTCATTACCCATGCCCACTATGACCATTACGACAAAGCATCCGTTTTATTTTTATTGCAACAAAATCCAAAAACGATTATCGTTGCACCGAATGGATTTTGGCGATATTTAAAAGGGAAAATTACACGTGAACGATGCTTTGAACTGGAGTGGTGGGAATCGGTCATGGTAGGAGGATTATTTATCACTCTTGTCCCCTCAAAGCATTGGAGCAATCGTATCCATTTTGACATGAACAAAGCGTTGTGGGGTGGATATGTGATCCAAAACAGCGATCATACGCTCTACCATAGCGGTGACAGTGCGATGGGGGAGCATTTTAAAGAGATTAGAGAGAGATTTGATATCGATGAAGCATTTTTACCGATCGGTGCCTACCGACCCGAGCCGATTATGCGACATTTCCATATTTCACCGCCTGAAGCGCTCCAAGCGGCACGAGATTTAGGGGCAAAAACCCTGATACCGATCCATTACGGAACCTTTAAACTCTCAGACGATACTTTGGATGAGCCGATCGAGTGGTTCGAGCAACTAACCCTGTCCGCGCCCTATCCGTTTCATTCGCGCACATTGCGTATCGGAGAGATTTATCGTTTCAGCGAAATATCAACATTCAAATCAACCTGA
- a CDS encoding AEC family transporter encodes MEPFAFIIGLLLLGVLLQRTDAPVDLAKSLNFFVIYVSLPATILLQVPKIHMDMSALGVVLIPWLLLPITVAIVMVMTKNHPPEVRAALLLVLPLGNTSFVGIPIVQTLLGDAAIPYVLMYDQFGTFLILSLYGSAVLARYETGHIHKRLILKKLFLFPPFLMLLVAMIWGEMPSRMIPYLQILSATLVPVALVSVGYSLRIRGGIDYPLFTKALMVKLMVMPLIAFGILFAMGTEPLALKTAVLESGMPSMITAGALAIAAGFAPALSAALVGYGIIIALVTLPIIAYLLERL; translated from the coding sequence ATGGAACCGTTTGCATTTATTATCGGCTTATTGCTTTTGGGTGTTCTTCTCCAGCGAACGGATGCCCCGGTCGATTTGGCCAAAAGTCTCAATTTTTTTGTTATTTATGTCTCTCTTCCTGCAACAATATTGCTGCAAGTTCCTAAGATCCATATGGATATGTCAGCATTGGGTGTCGTGCTTATTCCATGGTTATTGTTGCCGATTACCGTAGCTATCGTTATGGTAATGACAAAAAATCATCCCCCTGAAGTTCGTGCCGCTTTGTTGCTTGTCCTTCCGTTGGGAAATACATCATTTGTCGGGATACCGATTGTTCAAACACTTTTAGGAGATGCGGCAATCCCTTATGTCCTAATGTACGATCAGTTCGGGACGTTCTTGATCCTCTCCCTCTATGGCAGCGCTGTTTTGGCCCGGTATGAAACGGGACACATCCATAAACGGCTGATTCTCAAAAAACTTTTTTTGTTTCCCCCTTTTTTGATGCTGCTGGTAGCGATGATATGGGGCGAAATGCCCTCACGCATGATCCCTTACTTACAGATACTCTCTGCTACGCTTGTACCGGTAGCCTTGGTATCGGTAGGGTATTCGCTCCGGATTCGAGGGGGGATTGATTATCCTCTCTTTACAAAAGCTCTTATGGTCAAATTGATGGTAATGCCGTTGATTGCATTTGGAATTTTGTTTGCGATGGGAACTGAGCCTCTCGCACTGAAAACGGCGGTGCTTGAATCGGGGATGCCATCTATGATTACCGCAGGTGCATTGGCAATTGCGGCAGGATTTGCTCCGGCACTTAGTGCGGCGTTGGTCGGTTACGGGATTATCATTGCTTTGGTCACTTTGCCGATAATCGCTTATCTTTTGGAGCGGCTATAG
- the ilvD gene encoding dihydroxy-acid dehydratase has translation MRSDTIKRGFDKTPHRSLLRATGLKDEDFDKPFIGVANSHIDIIPGHFFLQEYGRIVKEAIREAGGVPFEFNTIGVDDGIAMGHDGMLYSLPSRELIADCIETVMNAHKLDGLICIPNCDKIVPGMLMGALRVNVPTIFVSGGPMSAGHKKDGTPIDLATAFEAVGKHADGKMSDEELYEIECEACPSGGSCSGMFTANSMNTLCEAMGVALPGNGTVLAMTPERIEMVKAAARRVVEMVKDENSAKWNMRNILNDKAIHNAFVIDMAMGGSSNTVLHLLSIAKEAEVDFDITKINEISEKVAHIAKISPSLSTVHMDDINRAGGVNAVMKEVSRRGGVLELDAMTITGETLGERIKDAVIKDPNIIHTNENAYSPVGGLSILFGNLAEEGAVVKTAGITPNMRQFKGSAVCFNSQNEAIAGIMGHKVKAGDVVVIRYEGPKGGPGMQEMLAPTALIMGMGLGESVALITDGRFSGATRGASIGHVSPEAAEGGLIALIEDGDEIELDVDSHLLQLNVSYEVLEQRRLHWKPIKKEIHSKWLKRYSLLVSNASNGAALKTEL, from the coding sequence ATGCGTAGTGATACTATTAAACGCGGATTTGATAAAACCCCCCACCGAAGTTTGCTCCGAGCAACGGGATTGAAAGACGAAGATTTTGATAAACCGTTTATCGGGGTCGCGAACTCCCATATCGATATCATACCGGGGCATTTTTTCCTCCAAGAATACGGCCGAATTGTGAAAGAAGCAATCCGTGAAGCGGGCGGGGTTCCATTCGAGTTTAACACCATCGGTGTCGATGATGGTATCGCAATGGGGCATGATGGGATGCTCTATTCGCTTCCAAGCCGTGAGTTGATAGCCGATTGTATCGAGACGGTGATGAACGCTCACAAGCTGGATGGTTTGATCTGTATCCCTAACTGTGACAAAATCGTACCGGGGATGCTTATGGGTGCGTTGCGGGTTAATGTACCGACGATTTTCGTTTCCGGTGGACCGATGAGCGCAGGGCATAAAAAAGACGGTACGCCGATCGATTTGGCGACGGCGTTCGAAGCGGTCGGAAAACATGCCGATGGTAAAATGTCCGATGAAGAGCTCTATGAAATCGAGTGCGAAGCGTGTCCGAGCGGTGGGAGCTGTTCAGGAATGTTTACGGCTAACTCGATGAATACTCTTTGTGAAGCGATGGGGGTTGCCTTGCCGGGTAACGGTACGGTGCTTGCGATGACACCGGAACGTATCGAGATGGTAAAGGCGGCGGCACGCCGTGTCGTCGAGATGGTCAAAGACGAAAACAGCGCGAAATGGAATATGCGCAATATTCTCAATGATAAAGCGATTCACAATGCATTTGTTATCGATATGGCAATGGGGGGAAGCTCCAATACGGTTCTCCATTTGCTGAGCATTGCTAAAGAGGCAGAGGTTGATTTCGATATTACAAAAATCAATGAAATCTCTGAAAAAGTGGCGCATATCGCGAAAATATCTCCGTCATTATCGACCGTTCACATGGATGACATTAACCGCGCAGGCGGTGTAAATGCCGTTATGAAAGAGGTAAGTCGACGTGGTGGTGTATTGGAACTGGATGCGATGACGATTACGGGTGAGACATTGGGTGAGCGGATCAAAGATGCGGTGATTAAAGATCCGAATATTATCCACACCAATGAAAATGCCTACTCTCCGGTCGGTGGTCTCTCGATCTTGTTCGGTAATCTGGCTGAAGAGGGTGCGGTGGTTAAAACGGCGGGAATTACCCCTAATATGCGACAATTCAAAGGTTCTGCCGTTTGTTTTAACTCTCAAAACGAAGCGATTGCCGGCATTATGGGCCATAAAGTTAAAGCGGGTGATGTTGTTGTTATCCGCTATGAGGGTCCTAAAGGCGGTCCGGGTATGCAAGAGATGCTCGCCCCTACGGCACTTATCATGGGAATGGGATTAGGGGAGAGTGTTGCTCTCATCACTGACGGACGCTTCTCTGGGGCAACCCGTGGTGCATCTATCGGTCATGTGAGCCCTGAAGCGGCTGAGGGCGGTTTGATCGCTCTTATCGAAGACGGTGATGAGATCGAACTCGATGTTGATAGCCATCTTTTGCAGCTCAATGTCAGTTATGAAGTATTGGAGCAACGCCGTCTCCATTGGAAACCGATCAAAAAAGAGATCCATTCCAAATGGCTCAAACGCTACAGTCTCCTCGTCTCCAACGCCTCTAACGGTGCTGCGTTAAAAACAGAACTGTAA
- a CDS encoding CDGSH iron-sulfur domain-containing protein, whose translation METKFINEPFKASLDANTEYLYCTCGLSKTFPFCDGSHSGTDKTPIKFSVEVETDKWLCRCGRSGRKPYCDGSHQQG comes from the coding sequence ATGGAAACCAAGTTTATTAATGAGCCTTTCAAAGCATCACTCGATGCCAATACCGAGTATTTGTATTGTACTTGCGGTCTTTCAAAAACATTCCCGTTTTGTGATGGGAGCCATAGTGGAACCGACAAAACACCCATCAAATTTTCCGTCGAAGTAGAAACCGACAAATGGCTTTGCCGATGTGGGCGTTCAGGGCGTAAACCCTACTGTGACGGATCACACCAGCAGGGTTAA
- the asnB gene encoding asparagine synthase (glutamine-hydrolyzing): protein MCGVFGIIGDYSPSKAREALKRLAHRGRDHCGIVEGEGYFLSHQRLSITDAHARSHQPMRRGRVLISFNGEIYNHTALRETLHLTHWETDSDTEVILAAYERWGIACVNHLEGMFAFALIDGDKLYLVRDRFGKKPLFYHQNTDTLVFASEIKAIKPFLSSVRMNDEALHSYLSFLAPTPPHTFYQGIEKLESGEWLCYEHNKVTKHRYYNVLERSFPMISDRNEALERIEEELYRSVGARLDTNVPVAALLSGGLDSAMICAIAARQGKKLPVFTLGYDEYGAYDERVNAAITAEYLGLEHTEVIISQNDFHEHLDELLIHMDEPLNDPAALPLSLLMKKIGSQGYKVVLSGEGSDELFLGYRQYFEYFDIEKAASLHHKNWLKKYFHSHFSMNREWEWYKRVFDESLLFRTSGEKFTDLQQNKLLRRNVRDNESLRFLQEYREIFEQSGHNDPSMWYSMIDLKLFVGEHFLAKLDRVSMAHTIEARTPFLDHTLAETVLSIDPVLRIGNGQTKTLLKQVARNYLSDEIINRRKKGFANPYMEWLIASERLELIREVNDKTGLFYPEVIEEYLDLARRGKFKQHVWGLYVLSHWIKRELL from the coding sequence GTGTGCGGAGTATTTGGAATTATCGGTGACTACTCTCCTTCCAAAGCACGTGAAGCCTTAAAGAGATTAGCGCATCGCGGACGGGATCATTGCGGCATTGTGGAAGGGGAGGGATACTTTCTGTCGCACCAGCGTCTTTCGATTACCGATGCGCATGCACGGTCTCATCAGCCGATGCGCAGAGGTCGAGTCCTTATCAGTTTTAACGGTGAAATCTATAATCATACGGCACTTCGGGAAACACTGCATCTTACACATTGGGAGACGGACAGCGATACTGAAGTGATTTTAGCCGCGTATGAACGATGGGGGATTGCATGCGTAAATCATCTGGAGGGGATGTTTGCATTCGCTTTGATCGATGGGGATAAGCTTTATCTCGTCCGTGATCGATTCGGAAAGAAGCCCTTGTTCTATCATCAAAACACGGACACATTGGTGTTTGCTTCGGAGATAAAAGCGATTAAACCTTTTTTATCCTCGGTTCGAATGAACGATGAAGCGCTCCATTCGTATCTCTCTTTTTTAGCTCCGACACCGCCGCATACATTTTATCAGGGTATAGAAAAATTAGAGAGTGGTGAGTGGCTCTGCTATGAACACAATAAGGTGACAAAGCATCGTTATTATAATGTGTTGGAGAGGTCATTTCCGATGATAAGCGATAGGAATGAAGCATTAGAACGTATTGAAGAAGAACTGTACCGTTCTGTCGGTGCAAGGCTTGATACGAACGTACCCGTTGCGGCATTGCTTTCAGGTGGATTGGACAGTGCTATGATTTGTGCGATTGCGGCACGTCAGGGTAAAAAACTCCCCGTCTTTACCCTTGGATACGATGAATACGGTGCGTATGATGAGCGGGTAAACGCTGCTATTACAGCGGAATATCTTGGGCTTGAGCATACGGAAGTCATTATTTCACAGAATGATTTTCACGAGCATCTGGACGAACTATTGATTCACATGGATGAACCGCTCAATGATCCTGCCGCATTGCCGCTCAGCTTGTTGATGAAAAAAATCGGCTCGCAAGGGTATAAAGTCGTCTTAAGCGGCGAAGGCTCAGATGAACTTTTTTTAGGATATCGGCAATATTTTGAATATTTCGATATCGAAAAAGCGGCTTCTTTGCACCATAAAAACTGGCTCAAAAAATATTTTCACAGCCATTTTTCGATGAACCGTGAGTGGGAATGGTACAAACGGGTTTTTGATGAGTCATTGCTTTTTAGAACTTCGGGAGAAAAATTTACCGATTTACAGCAAAACAAATTGTTACGTCGTAATGTTCGGGATAATGAATCACTCCGATTTTTGCAAGAGTATCGTGAAATATTTGAACAAAGCGGACACAATGATCCGAGTATGTGGTACAGCATGATCGATCTGAAACTCTTTGTGGGTGAACACTTTCTCGCTAAGCTTGATCGGGTTTCGATGGCACATACGATTGAAGCGCGAACCCCGTTTTTGGATCATACTTTGGCGGAAACCGTTTTAAGTATTGATCCTGTATTACGTATCGGAAATGGGCAAACTAAAACATTGCTAAAGCAGGTTGCTCGAAATTATCTGAGTGATGAGATCATTAATCGTCGTAAAAAAGGGTTTGCCAACCCGTATATGGAGTGGTTGATTGCCTCGGAACGTCTGGAATTGATACGGGAAGTGAATGATAAAACGGGATTATTTTATCCCGAAGTGATTGAAGAATATCTGGATTTGGCCCGTCGAGGAAAATTTAAACAACACGTATGGGGACTTTATGTCCTCAGTCATTGGATTAAGAGGGAGTTATTGTAA
- a CDS encoding FtsX-like permease family protein, with protein sequence MITPLKALRKNRFKTALIFISMSVSIAAIFLISAISGGVVSMYSSMLKTDGDIIVTQKGIADTFFSDINRSVTVEISKMGGVKEVSALILGAAPVDPLPIVGIYGASENRFKSYTLTKGSYPRSGEVMLGSKIYETLKHPETISLSKKEFKVSGVFKSRIGFEDGGVVMNLGDAGEVFHKSSSIFLIALDDLSQSDTIIEQINTANPEMEAKTTDGFIDSYNQFKIIKTSSDVIGAMAFLMGILGIVSMMSMVVNDRKGEFGIMRSIGLSSSTIILKLLSETLIIAVLAYTVALGASLGILEMIEHADKFQGYINGEITFALALKVFIVSVTMALFGTLLPAIYASRIDPMSLIQRGGA encoded by the coding sequence GTGATTACACCGCTCAAAGCTCTTCGTAAAAACCGGTTTAAAACGGCCCTCATTTTTATCAGTATGAGTGTTTCGATTGCCGCTATTTTCCTCATCAGTGCTATTTCCGGGGGTGTGGTGAGCATGTACAGCTCGATGCTCAAAACCGATGGGGATATTATCGTTACCCAAAAAGGGATTGCCGATACGTTTTTCAGTGATATTAACCGCTCCGTTACCGTAGAGATTTCCAAAATGGGAGGGGTCAAAGAGGTGAGTGCCCTCATTTTAGGGGCAGCTCCCGTCGATCCGCTTCCTATTGTCGGTATTTACGGTGCAAGTGAAAACCGTTTTAAAAGCTATACATTGACAAAAGGCTCTTATCCACGCTCCGGTGAAGTGATGCTGGGGTCTAAGATCTATGAAACCCTTAAGCACCCTGAAACGATATCTCTTTCAAAAAAAGAATTCAAAGTCAGCGGTGTGTTTAAAAGCCGTATCGGTTTCGAAGACGGTGGGGTGGTTATGAATCTGGGGGATGCGGGAGAGGTATTTCACAAAAGTAGCTCTATTTTTCTGATCGCACTCGATGATTTGAGCCAAAGTGATACCATCATAGAGCAGATCAATACTGCAAATCCTGAAATGGAAGCGAAAACAACCGACGGATTTATCGATTCGTACAACCAGTTCAAGATTATCAAAACCAGCTCCGACGTGATCGGGGCCATGGCGTTTTTAATGGGGATATTGGGCATCGTGAGTATGATGAGTATGGTGGTGAATGACCGCAAGGGGGAGTTTGGAATTATGCGTTCCATCGGGCTCTCTTCGAGCACCATTATTTTAAAGCTTCTAAGTGAGACGCTGATTATCGCGGTTCTCGCCTATACCGTAGCACTTGGGGCTTCGCTGGGGATATTGGAGATGATAGAGCATGCCGATAAATTTCAAGGATACATCAATGGAGAGATCACGTTTGCGTTAGCGTTAAAAGTGTTTATTGTATCGGTTACGATGGCGCTGTTTGGAACACTTCTTCCTGCCATTTATGCTTCTCGTATCGACCCGATGAGCTTGATTCAACGAGGTGGAGCATGA
- a CDS encoding ATP-binding cassette domain-containing protein, with the protein MKIEALGLEHFYGHEKVLNGVDIEILPGSFTAIIGESGSGKTTLLSILSTLLQPSHGSVRYDGKTLSELGNIDHFRREHIGFVFQFHYLISYLTLRENVALAALDPTLIDPLMGSLGIERLGKRYSDEVSGGERQRAAIARALINHPSVVFADEPTGNLDTKNALGVYELFREFSHQGTGFVVASHDKKIADYADIIIEMEDGLVKQIHKQ; encoded by the coding sequence ATGAAGATCGAAGCACTGGGACTGGAACACTTCTACGGTCATGAGAAAGTGTTGAACGGGGTTGATATCGAGATTTTACCGGGAAGCTTTACGGCGATTATCGGCGAGAGCGGAAGCGGGAAAACAACGCTTCTCTCTATTCTCTCAACGTTATTGCAACCATCGCATGGAAGTGTCCGATACGATGGGAAAACCCTGAGTGAATTGGGGAATATCGACCATTTCCGACGGGAACATATCGGGTTTGTTTTTCAATTCCATTATCTGATTTCTTATTTGACGCTCCGTGAAAACGTGGCGTTAGCAGCCCTCGATCCGACATTAATTGATCCACTGATGGGAAGTTTGGGGATTGAGCGGCTGGGGAAACGCTATAGCGATGAGGTCTCCGGCGGAGAGCGCCAGCGTGCCGCGATCGCCAGAGCCCTTATCAATCACCCCTCCGTCGTGTTCGCGGATGAGCCGACGGGGAATCTGGATACGAAAAATGCGCTCGGGGTGTATGAACTGTTTAGAGAATTTTCACATCAAGGGACAGGATTCGTGGTTGCATCTCACGACAAAAAAATTGCTGACTACGCAGATATAATTATTGAGATGGAGGATGGTCTTGTTAAGCAAATTCATAAACAATGA
- a CDS encoding cbb3-type cytochrome c oxidase subunit I, which yields MLSKFINNELPLALVWLIFGLFAGLVYAVEMLGLDGSMTLLSPERARSLHISQMLYGFFPLMLSLLPFALFQKEGVLSENAIGHLRRYFVVWNLFLLFMSMALLFGNIRGLPFYDFPYQLNFLLAFSGVFYLLALVDALRRYEKRPLWVNVSLLAVIVAPIALVVLMNPQYGQVEQTLVGPHGDNTLGMSFTLIPLYYLLIKLVATQEFKPRWHGLWIVPLVGYALSLIIRNFFHNLSYNEEWFFQYLTLLYLPLLWVWLRDAGVNFKTNPYLILSIAAFVFVDLQGNFLFIPEIRALIHRNDLVVGHAHIAMGLGVAFMALAIMHHLLPNLFRRVYAVLWTVLMALMALTLSVAGIIEAGGFIGAIEPFLGIRALIGALLVVMVLWITYERIRFRLDSPLKFYHLSGFLSDAGGGVILILGGAALFPLLGFQFNGTYEYIVFAFMIGTGLMHWYGIHSDPHRFAELSASVRVLCASVFAALYMAGALDGIALLVALYDTSFALVYWLFLRGKQ from the coding sequence TTGTTAAGCAAATTCATAAACAATGAACTCCCTCTCGCGCTTGTTTGGCTGATTTTCGGACTCTTCGCAGGGCTCGTTTATGCGGTCGAGATGTTGGGGCTGGACGGGTCGATGACGCTCCTTTCTCCTGAGAGGGCACGGTCGTTACATATTTCGCAGATGTTGTACGGATTTTTCCCGTTGATGCTCTCACTGCTGCCGTTTGCGCTGTTTCAAAAAGAGGGAGTTTTGTCCGAAAATGCGATAGGCCATTTGCGCCGTTATTTCGTTGTTTGGAACCTCTTTTTACTCTTCATGTCTATGGCACTGCTGTTTGGAAATATTCGGGGATTGCCGTTTTACGATTTCCCTTATCAGCTGAACTTCCTCCTTGCTTTTAGCGGAGTGTTTTATCTCCTTGCCCTCGTAGATGCCTTGCGCCGCTATGAAAAACGTCCTTTGTGGGTCAATGTATCGCTTCTCGCTGTGATTGTTGCACCGATTGCATTGGTGGTGTTGATGAACCCGCAATACGGTCAAGTAGAACAGACCCTTGTCGGACCCCACGGTGATAATACACTGGGGATGAGTTTTACCCTTATTCCCCTCTATTATCTGCTCATCAAGCTTGTTGCCACACAGGAATTCAAACCTCGCTGGCATGGGTTATGGATTGTGCCGTTGGTCGGTTATGCACTCTCTCTCATTATCCGTAACTTCTTTCATAATCTCAGTTACAACGAAGAGTGGTTTTTTCAGTATTTGACGCTCCTATATCTTCCGCTGTTATGGGTTTGGCTCCGTGATGCGGGGGTGAATTTTAAAACGAATCCGTATCTGATCCTCTCGATTGCAGCATTCGTCTTTGTTGATTTGCAGGGAAATTTCCTCTTTATTCCCGAAATCCGCGCTTTGATCCATCGTAACGATTTGGTGGTCGGACATGCCCATATCGCGATGGGACTTGGGGTGGCGTTTATGGCACTTGCGATCATGCACCATCTTTTGCCTAATCTCTTTCGTCGAGTCTACGCCGTACTTTGGACGGTATTGATGGCACTGATGGCGCTAACCCTTAGTGTCGCCGGAATCATTGAAGCAGGAGGATTTATCGGAGCGATTGAGCCGTTTTTGGGAATACGTGCCCTGATTGGTGCCTTACTCGTTGTCATGGTCCTTTGGATTACCTATGAGCGGATTCGATTTCGACTCGATTCGCCCCTCAAATTCTATCATTTGAGCGGTTTTTTGAGTGATGCAGGAGGAGGGGTGATTCTTATCCTCGGCGGTGCGGCACTATTTCCGTTACTTGGATTTCAGTTTAACGGGACGTATGAGTACATTGTTTTTGCTTTTATGATCGGGACAGGATTGATGCACTGGTATGGAATCCACAGTGATCCGCACCGTTTTGCGGAGCTTAGTGCGAGCGTGAGGGTTTTGTGCGCTTCCGTATTTGCCGCACTCTATATGGCGGGTGCGCTGGATGGAATTGCCCTCTTGGTGGCACTCTATGACACCTCATTTGCTTTGGTGTATTGGTTGTTTTTACGAGGCAAACAGTGA
- the fliG gene encoding flagellar motor switch protein FliG, translated as MNLSPTQQAYFDEMSMTQKIAILLVQLGEDVTSALFSKMSIQAITEISKHIANNNSIEKNIGAAVLEEFYAIVQSNQYLNTGGLEYAREILYKALGPDEAKKVLERLSKTMQSSQNFAFLAKIKPQQLADFIMTEHPQTVALILAHMDPSAAAETLYIFPDELRAEVAMRMAKLGDITPAIIKRVSTVLESKLESLASYKVEVGGPRSVADVFNRLGTKVSKATLSQIEQLDQELASSIKEMMFTFEDIVDLDGAGIREILKSADKNDLMLALKNAAEELKEKFFANMSQRAKDAFIEELQFLGAVKMKEVEAAQRRIVDVVQALAEQGVLQLGESEEMLE; from the coding sequence ATGAACTTATCTCCGACACAGCAGGCGTATTTTGATGAAATGAGCATGACCCAAAAGATTGCCATCCTTTTAGTTCAATTGGGTGAAGATGTTACCTCTGCCCTTTTCTCAAAAATGAGCATCCAAGCCATTACTGAAATTTCCAAACATATCGCTAATAACAATAGTATTGAAAAGAATATCGGTGCGGCAGTTTTAGAAGAGTTTTACGCGATTGTCCAGTCCAATCAATACCTAAACACGGGCGGTCTTGAATACGCCCGGGAGATTTTATACAAAGCGCTGGGGCCGGATGAAGCGAAAAAAGTATTGGAACGTCTCAGTAAAACGATGCAGAGCAGCCAAAACTTTGCCTTTTTGGCCAAAATCAAGCCTCAGCAACTGGCCGATTTTATTATGACGGAACATCCGCAGACGGTTGCATTGATCTTAGCCCATATGGACCCTTCCGCTGCGGCTGAAACACTCTATATCTTCCCCGATGAACTGCGCGCTGAAGTGGCAATGCGTATGGCAAAACTGGGAGATATTACCCCTGCGATTATCAAACGGGTCAGTACGGTTTTAGAATCCAAACTCGAATCATTGGCAAGCTACAAAGTCGAGGTGGGCGGACCGCGTTCTGTTGCCGACGTATTCAACCGTTTGGGTACGAAAGTCTCCAAAGCGACCTTGTCACAAATCGAGCAGTTGGATCAAGAACTGGCTTCATCGATCAAAGAGATGATGTTTACCTTCGAAGATATTGTCGATCTCGACGGTGCCGGTATTCGCGAAATTCTCAAATCAGCCGATAAAAATGATCTGATGCTGGCTCTGAAAAATGCGGCCGAAGAGCTCAAAGAGAAATTCTTTGCCAATATGTCCCAACGTGCCAAAGACGCTTTTATCGAAGAACTCCAATTTTTAGGTGCAGTTAAAATGAAAGAGGTTGAAGCCGCGCAACGCCGAATTGTCGATGTGGTACAAGCCTTGGCGGAGCAAGGTGTCTTGCAGCTCGGTGAATCTGAAGAGATGCTCGAATAG
- a CDS encoding YceI family protein has protein sequence MKKIVSLVVVLVATSTFAGNLSFESGSIKAHTEVFGDSSIDPVTKKIVSDLSMDKDPSTLKGSVEASMLDLISDNKKRDEHMRETMECDRFHMAVFDIKEVVVKGGDNVLLKGSMNLHGVTKPMSFEGAVTQDGSKVRIKASGMMKMSDFGIKPPKMVFLTVRDQVDLNVDISLKR, from the coding sequence ATGAAAAAAATAGTGAGTTTAGTAGTGGTTTTAGTGGCAACGTCCACATTTGCGGGGAATTTGAGCTTTGAATCCGGAAGCATTAAAGCACATACGGAAGTTTTTGGGGATTCAAGCATTGACCCTGTGACGAAAAAAATTGTTTCAGATCTCAGTATGGATAAAGATCCTTCGACATTGAAAGGTTCAGTAGAAGCATCGATGCTCGATTTGATCAGTGATAACAAAAAGCGTGATGAACATATGCGTGAAACGATGGAATGTGATCGATTTCATATGGCGGTATTTGATATCAAAGAGGTCGTGGTAAAAGGGGGAGACAACGTACTCCTTAAAGGTTCAATGAACCTCCATGGTGTAACGAAACCTATGAGCTTTGAGGGGGCTGTTACACAAGACGGCAGTAAAGTCCGTATTAAGGCTTCGGGTATGATGAAAATGTCAGATTTTGGGATCAAACCCCCGAAAATGGTTTTTTTAACCGTACGTGATCAGGTTGATTTGAATGTTGATATTTCGCTGAAACGATAA